A genomic stretch from Megalobrama amblycephala isolate DHTTF-2021 linkage group LG22, ASM1881202v1, whole genome shotgun sequence includes:
- the cdk5 gene encoding cyclin-dependent-like kinase 5 — MQKYEKLEKIGEGTYGTVFKAKNRETHEIVALKRVRLDDDDEGVPSSALREICLLKELKHKNIVRLHDVLHSDKKLTLVFEFCDQDLKKYFDSCNGDLDPEIVKSFMYQLLKGLAFCHSRNVLHRDLKPQNLLINRNGELKLADFGLARAFGIPVRCYSAEVVTLWYRPPDVLFGAKLYSTSIDMWSAGCIFAELANAGRPLFPGNDVDDQLKRIFRLLGTPTEEQWQTMNKLPDYKPYPMYPATTSLVNVVPKLSSTGRDLLQNLLKCNPVQRISAEEALQHPYFADFCPP, encoded by the exons ATGCAAAAGTATGAGAAGTTGGAGAAGATAGGAGAGG GTACATATGGGACCGTTTTCAAAGCTAAAAACAGAGAAACGCATGAGATTGTGGCCCTCAAACGAGTGAGactggatgatgatgatgag GGCGTTCCAAGTTCAGCATTACGAGAAATTTGCCTCCTGAAAGAACTGAagcacaaaaacattgtaaG GTTGCATGACGTCCTTCACAGTGATAAGAAGCTCACATTAGTGTTTGAGTTCTGCGATCAG GATTTGAAGAAATACTTTGACAGCTGTAATGGTGACTTGGATCCAGAGATTGTCAag TCCTTTATGTACCAGTTATTGAAGGGTCTTGCCTTCTGCCACAGCCGAAATGTTCTCCATCGAGACCTTAAACCACAAAATTTGCTCATCAACAGA AACGGTGAACTGAAGTTAGCTGACTTTGGCTTGGCCAGAGCGTTTGGAATACCTGTACGATGTTATTCTGCTGAG GTGGTGACGTTGTGGTACAGGCCACCGGATGTGCTATTTGGTGCTAAGCTATACTCTACCTCTATTGACATGTGGTCTGCAGGATGTATATTTGCAG aactggCAAATGCAGGACGGCCCTTATTCCCTGGTAATGACGTGGACGACcagctaaagaggatctttag ATTGCTGGGAACACCGACAGAAGAACAATGGCAGACCATGAATAAACTTCCAGATTATAAG CCGTACCCAATGTACCCAGCTACTACATCACTTGTGAATGTCGTCCCGAAACTCAGCAGCACTGGCAGAGACCTTCTACAG AATCTTCTGAAATGCAATCCAGTACAGCGAATTTCAGCAGAGGAAGCCCTACAGCACCCTTACTTTGCCGATTTCTGCCCACCCTAA